In the genome of Croceimicrobium hydrocarbonivorans, one region contains:
- the dtd gene encoding D-aminoacyl-tRNA deacylase, which produces MRALIQRVQKASVQVEGEMVGAIDKGLLILLGIGPDDEAEDRDWLLQKILKLRIFNDEQGLMNLSVEDVQGSLLVVSQFTLHAKVKKGTRPSYAKAAPPDMANQLYEEFLAEARKIIGESRVSQGQFGAHMEVELINDGPVTIWIDTKNKE; this is translated from the coding sequence ATGCGCGCATTAATTCAAAGAGTTCAAAAAGCCTCGGTTCAAGTAGAAGGAGAAATGGTGGGAGCCATCGATAAAGGCCTCCTGATTTTATTGGGAATAGGTCCTGATGATGAAGCCGAAGATCGAGATTGGTTGCTGCAAAAAATCTTAAAACTGCGCATTTTTAATGATGAGCAAGGCCTAATGAACCTCTCGGTTGAAGATGTGCAAGGCAGCCTCTTAGTGGTGAGTCAGTTTACCCTTCACGCCAAGGTTAAAAAGGGCACGCGCCCCAGCTATGCTAAGGCCGCTCCTCCCGATATGGCCAATCAGCTTTATGAAGAATTTCTGGCAGAAGCCCGTAAAATCATCGGCGAAAGCCGGGTTTCGCAAGGACAGTTTGGTGCACATATGGAAGTAGAGCTTATAAATGATGGGCCCGTTACCATCTGGATCGACACAAAAAACAAAGAATAA
- the rsgA gene encoding ribosome small subunit-dependent GTPase A, with product MIEEGLVIKSTGLWYKVQTAKALLDCRIRGKIRLQGIKSTNPVAVGDRVLVEVSETEEGHGAITKLLDRKNYIIRKSVNLSKQTQILAANVDQALLIATLDQPKTHLRFIDRFAVSAEAYDIPFVLVFNKTDLYTDEHFEELEFLRIVYEQAGYTVMECSAQSGEGLEELNSLLQSKISLLSGHSGVGKSSLINRIDPNLNLKTRAISEAHEQGQHTTTFAEMHPLAKGGYIIDTPGIRGFGLVNMEPAEMGDYFPEIFRLKGDCKFHNCLHQHEPGCAVKAAVEEHKLAFTRYESYLNFIEGQEDDEPYRKDIYSE from the coding sequence ATGATTGAAGAAGGACTGGTCATAAAATCTACCGGCCTCTGGTATAAGGTGCAAACTGCCAAGGCTCTGCTCGATTGCCGTATTCGCGGGAAAATTCGCTTACAAGGCATTAAGAGCACCAATCCAGTAGCAGTTGGAGATCGAGTATTGGTAGAGGTGAGTGAAACAGAAGAAGGTCATGGAGCAATTACTAAGCTCCTGGATCGTAAAAACTACATCATTCGCAAATCCGTAAACCTCAGCAAGCAAACTCAGATTTTAGCTGCCAATGTAGATCAGGCGCTACTCATCGCCACTTTAGACCAACCCAAAACCCACCTTCGATTTATCGATCGCTTTGCCGTAAGCGCCGAGGCCTACGACATTCCCTTTGTATTGGTCTTTAATAAAACTGACCTCTATACTGATGAGCATTTTGAAGAACTGGAATTCCTGCGCATCGTATATGAGCAAGCCGGTTATACCGTGATGGAATGCTCCGCCCAAAGTGGTGAGGGTTTGGAGGAACTAAACTCCTTACTTCAATCTAAAATTAGCCTGCTCAGCGGTCATTCCGGAGTAGGTAAAAGCAGCCTCATCAATCGCATTGATCCAAATTTAAACCTAAAGACTCGTGCCATCTCTGAAGCGCATGAGCAAGGACAACATACCACCACCTTTGCGGAAATGCACCCCTTAGCAAAGGGTGGCTATATTATTGACACTCCCGGAATTCGCGGCTTCGGTTTGGTAAATATGGAGCCCGCCGAAATGGGTGATTATTTCCCGGAAATTTTTCGCTTAAAAGGCGACTGTAAATTCCACAATTGCCTGCACCAACATGAGCCAGGTTGCGCCGTAAAAGCAGCGGTTGAAGAACATAAGCTGGCCTTTACTCGCTATGAGAGTTACCTGAACTTTATTGAAGGCCAGGAAGACGACGAACCCTATCGTAAGGATATTTACAGCGAATAG
- the gldA gene encoding gliding motility-associated ABC transporter ATP-binding subunit GldA: MSIEVSKLTKLYGEQKALDEVSFEIKKGEIVGFLGPNGAGKSTMMKILTGYIPQSEGQAKLCGLNVESESIAVREKVGYLPEHNPLYLEMYVKEYLNFMAGIHSVSKEQVDAMITKVGLEPEKHKKLGQLSKGYRQRVGLAAALLHEPEVLILDEPTTGLDVNQLVEIRQLIKEAGANKTVMLSTHIMQEVEYLCDRVIIINKGKIVADRPIADLKELTLGTVYQVEFDKEFSKSALRKINGIKHVEELGANKWLLEGRPDIDLRTGVFEFAVEQGAAVLEIQKRAASLEEVFKKLTN; the protein is encoded by the coding sequence ATGTCGATTGAAGTATCTAAGCTAACTAAGCTTTACGGCGAACAGAAGGCTCTGGATGAGGTCTCTTTCGAAATTAAGAAAGGGGAGATTGTGGGATTTTTAGGCCCGAATGGCGCGGGGAAATCGACGATGATGAAAATCCTGACCGGCTATATTCCGCAGTCGGAGGGCCAAGCTAAACTTTGTGGATTAAATGTAGAGTCCGAGAGCATTGCGGTGCGCGAAAAAGTGGGCTATTTACCGGAGCATAATCCCTTGTATCTTGAGATGTACGTAAAGGAGTATCTCAATTTTATGGCTGGGATTCATTCGGTTTCGAAGGAGCAGGTAGACGCGATGATTACAAAAGTGGGATTGGAGCCTGAGAAGCATAAAAAGCTGGGGCAACTCTCTAAAGGTTATCGTCAAAGGGTAGGCTTAGCGGCCGCACTTTTACATGAGCCGGAAGTATTGATTTTAGATGAGCCAACCACTGGTTTGGACGTAAACCAATTGGTGGAGATTCGCCAACTGATAAAGGAGGCGGGAGCCAATAAAACGGTGATGTTGAGTACCCACATTATGCAGGAGGTGGAATACCTCTGTGATCGGGTGATCATTATCAATAAAGGGAAAATTGTAGCCGATCGGCCTATTGCTGACTTAAAGGAACTCACTTTAGGGACGGTCTATCAAGTAGAATTCGACAAGGAATTTAGTAAAAGTGCCCTGCGTAAAATCAATGGCATAAAGCACGTGGAGGAGCTGGGGGCCAACAAATGGTTACTGGAAGGTCGACCGGATATTGATTTACGGACCGGGGTATTCGAATTTGCCGTAGAACAAGGCGCTGCCGTTCTCGAAATTCAAAAACGCGCCGCCAGTTTAGAGGAGGTATTTAAAAAACTAACCAATTAA
- a CDS encoding toxin-antitoxin system YwqK family antitoxin produces MRKINLLFVVAVLFTACDVRTVSKAAKAIDRASQVEAKEVNMERIQEAEAKLEARKSYTGTRTEVNPQTKVKTVIPFVNGVKEGEAIAYYPEGEVWKRTNYKAGKLDGKAQIFRQDGTLKHQADYVKGEYDGDYIDYFKSGNPQLETSFKMGRPLPGFVDRDYRGNEKKNPDFVIQEGEKMVNGQKVVSINVGMSERVVDPVYYILPSDISWAESSGDVLRSYKLNSVAGGNGEIEVSLEPSQFLAIDGQLIVQYMYKGKLRVAQSKSIKLSYENL; encoded by the coding sequence ATGCGAAAAATTAATCTGCTTTTTGTCGTAGCGGTGTTGTTTACTGCTTGCGATGTTCGCACTGTTTCCAAAGCTGCCAAAGCTATAGATCGTGCTAGTCAGGTTGAAGCCAAAGAGGTAAATATGGAGCGCATTCAGGAGGCAGAGGCTAAACTGGAAGCGCGTAAATCCTATACCGGTACCAGAACCGAAGTAAATCCTCAAACCAAGGTAAAGACTGTGATCCCCTTTGTAAATGGCGTGAAGGAAGGGGAGGCCATTGCCTATTATCCGGAAGGAGAAGTGTGGAAGCGCACTAATTATAAAGCAGGCAAACTGGATGGCAAGGCTCAAATATTCCGTCAGGATGGAACGCTTAAGCATCAGGCCGATTATGTGAAAGGCGAATACGATGGTGACTATATAGACTACTTTAAAAGTGGTAATCCACAGCTGGAAACTAGCTTTAAAATGGGCAGACCCCTACCGGGATTTGTAGATCGTGATTATCGGGGTAATGAGAAGAAGAACCCAGACTTTGTGATCCAGGAAGGTGAAAAGATGGTGAATGGTCAGAAGGTGGTGAGCATTAATGTTGGGATGTCCGAGCGCGTGGTGGATCCGGTTTATTATATTTTACCGTCTGACATTAGCTGGGCGGAATCATCGGGGGATGTACTCCGGAGCTACAAGTTAAATTCAGTGGCAGGTGGAAATGGCGAAATAGAGGTAAGCCTAGAGCCTAGTCAATTTTTGGCAATCGACGGTCAATTAATAGTGCAGTATATGTATAAAGGTAAACTGCGCGTAGCCCAAAGTAAGTCGATTAAGCTGAGTTACGAGAATCTTTAG
- a CDS encoding T9SS type A sorting domain-containing protein, whose amino-acid sequence MIRKVLFLFWIATLSLKAQVYHPAPHQQQHDLPRGAYVACVDNMVQEMAGGSSQQLQDLIGTIERHDLSFLAFYGLHYVVDNNPQDNPEEAQLRVLLNQLRSRFPKLQIAAVGGGLQNPSAGKIKAQEFQHLKTDNFLFKAISDEACPNQKPGLVSVGKLNAVMNPRNPNAQEQYQAEVLKLFARIACSFGFANPASRSAMGSGKTLQTQDYFDHLVLEDEWWWRNGLVADHLNDHEDLLRAMRSILQLSHACEAKVMTYESLQIDSSGLVPMDQQAQEIAALADRVFVTHYFKCVPNTLERYCEVIEAWGKLSGAEVELWPLFSSEDQSAKVSCSRFDPSKSWNDFWGEWMDTSFTAANPPPDFCPGPGRPGYGYPYETDEAEDLYLERLDSAGTARLLPNSTCPVFHRGSYEPEGFMWFIAHLMDPYNRSRVGLAEAESFKASPVLFPNPANESVSLSYGTLISISGLSGESLNQKIKGSKAQLNDLAPGLYLVKVWANERYYFLKLQKS is encoded by the coding sequence ATGATCAGGAAAGTCCTGTTTTTGTTTTGGATAGCAACGCTAAGCTTGAAGGCTCAGGTTTATCATCCGGCCCCGCATCAGCAGCAGCATGATTTACCACGCGGTGCCTATGTTGCCTGTGTAGATAATATGGTGCAGGAGATGGCCGGTGGCAGCTCTCAACAATTGCAAGATTTAATCGGAACTATTGAGCGTCATGATTTAAGTTTTTTAGCCTTTTATGGCTTGCACTATGTAGTGGATAATAATCCACAGGATAATCCGGAAGAAGCCCAATTGCGGGTATTACTTAATCAATTACGCAGTCGTTTTCCCAAACTACAAATTGCGGCTGTGGGCGGTGGCTTGCAAAACCCCAGTGCCGGTAAAATCAAGGCTCAGGAGTTTCAACATCTAAAGACTGATAATTTTCTTTTTAAAGCGATAAGCGATGAGGCTTGTCCCAATCAGAAACCAGGCTTGGTCTCAGTAGGCAAGTTGAATGCGGTAATGAATCCGCGGAATCCCAATGCTCAAGAACAGTATCAAGCGGAGGTGCTGAAGCTTTTTGCCCGAATCGCCTGTTCATTTGGCTTTGCCAACCCTGCTTCGCGCAGTGCTATGGGCTCGGGGAAAACTTTGCAAACACAGGATTACTTCGATCATTTGGTTTTGGAAGATGAATGGTGGTGGCGCAATGGTTTGGTTGCAGACCATTTGAATGATCATGAGGATTTACTGCGTGCCATGCGCAGCATATTGCAATTGAGCCATGCTTGTGAAGCTAAGGTGATGACCTATGAAAGTCTGCAAATTGATAGTAGTGGTTTGGTTCCCATGGATCAGCAGGCACAAGAGATTGCCGCTTTGGCCGATCGGGTTTTTGTAACCCACTATTTTAAGTGTGTCCCCAATACCTTGGAACGCTATTGTGAAGTAATTGAAGCCTGGGGTAAGTTGAGTGGTGCCGAAGTGGAGCTATGGCCACTTTTCTCTTCCGAAGATCAATCGGCAAAAGTTTCTTGCAGTCGTTTTGATCCTAGCAAATCCTGGAACGACTTCTGGGGTGAGTGGATGGATACCAGTTTTACGGCAGCCAATCCTCCTCCTGATTTTTGTCCGGGTCCGGGTCGCCCAGGCTATGGCTATCCCTACGAAACCGATGAGGCAGAAGACTTGTATTTGGAGCGCTTGGATAGTGCGGGCACAGCACGTTTATTACCCAATAGCACTTGTCCGGTCTTTCATCGAGGAAGCTATGAGCCAGAGGGTTTTATGTGGTTTATTGCCCATTTAATGGATCCTTATAATCGCAGTCGGGTAGGGCTTGCAGAGGCAGAAAGCTTTAAAGCCAGTCCAGTGCTTTTCCCTAACCCCGCTAATGAAAGTGTAAGCCTAAGTTATGGTACTTTGATTTCCATTAGTGGCCTATCAGGCGAAAGCCTAAACCAAAAAATAAAAGGGAGCAAGGCACAATTGAATGACCTGGCTCCCGGATTGTATTTGGTAAAGGTGTGGGCTAATGAACGCTACTATTTTCTGAAGCTTCAGAAGTCCTAG
- the der gene encoding ribosome biogenesis GTPase Der: protein MGNIVAIVGRPNVGKSTLFNRLTGQRKAIVDSIAGVTRDRLYGKAEWAGRKFSVIDTGGYIIGSDDVFEGEIRKQVQIAVDEANLILFLVDAEDGITGMDEEVANLLRRSEKKVMLVANKVDNAMRQTQSAEFYGLGLGEVHNISAMNGGGTGDFLDEMIAALPEDPEEEELDIPKIAVIGRPNAGKSSFINAITGIERNIVTDVAGTTRDSINTRYNLFGKDFLLVDTAGLRKKSKVHENLEFYSVLRSVRAIEDADVCLLIVDAERGFEGQDLAVFSLAERNKKGIVVLVNKWDLVEKDTHTAKRFEDNIREKIAPFSDIPIIFMSVLNKQRIYKAVEEAVNVFERRQQKISTSKLNDLMLPIIQATPPPATKGKLIKIKFCTQLPTRVPSFAFFANLPQYIKDPYKRFLENQLRQHYDFNGVPIQIFMRKK from the coding sequence TTGGGCAATATTGTAGCCATCGTCGGTAGACCCAATGTTGGGAAGTCTACTCTTTTTAATCGTTTAACCGGTCAACGTAAGGCTATCGTTGATTCTATTGCCGGTGTTACACGTGATCGCTTATACGGCAAAGCCGAATGGGCCGGTCGCAAATTTTCAGTTATCGACACCGGTGGTTATATCATAGGCAGCGACGATGTGTTTGAAGGCGAAATCCGGAAGCAAGTGCAAATTGCCGTAGACGAAGCCAATCTCATTCTCTTTCTGGTAGATGCCGAAGATGGTATAACCGGAATGGATGAAGAAGTAGCCAATCTTTTACGCCGCAGCGAAAAGAAGGTGATGTTGGTGGCCAATAAGGTCGACAATGCCATGCGCCAAACCCAAAGTGCCGAGTTCTACGGTCTGGGCTTAGGAGAAGTACATAATATCTCTGCCATGAATGGTGGGGGTACGGGTGACTTTCTCGACGAGATGATTGCCGCCTTGCCCGAAGACCCTGAAGAGGAAGAATTAGACATTCCCAAAATCGCCGTAATTGGTCGTCCCAATGCCGGTAAATCTTCCTTCATCAATGCCATTACCGGAATTGAGCGCAATATTGTAACGGATGTTGCTGGCACTACCCGCGACTCTATCAATACCCGCTACAACCTCTTTGGCAAAGACTTCCTCTTGGTTGATACCGCAGGATTGCGAAAGAAAAGTAAGGTCCACGAGAACCTTGAGTTTTACTCCGTTCTTCGCTCGGTGCGCGCTATTGAAGATGCGGATGTATGTCTTTTGATTGTAGACGCTGAAAGAGGTTTTGAAGGTCAGGATTTAGCCGTTTTCTCTTTGGCCGAACGTAATAAGAAAGGCATCGTAGTGCTGGTTAATAAATGGGATTTGGTGGAAAAAGACACCCATACCGCCAAGCGCTTCGAAGACAATATCCGCGAAAAAATCGCACCCTTTAGCGATATTCCGATCATCTTCATGTCGGTATTAAACAAACAAAGGATTTACAAGGCCGTAGAAGAAGCCGTAAACGTGTTTGAACGTCGCCAGCAAAAGATCAGCACCAGTAAGCTCAATGATCTGATGCTCCCTATTATTCAGGCTACTCCACCTCCTGCCACCAAAGGCAAATTGATCAAAATTAAGTTCTGTACCCAATTACCAACTCGGGTACCTTCATTTGCCTTTTTTGCCAATTTACCGCAGTACATCAAGGATCCTTACAAGCGCTTTCTCGAAAATCAATTGCGCCAGCACTATGATTTCAACGGTGTGCCCATCCAAATCTTTATGCGTAAAAAATAA
- the nadE gene encoding NAD(+) synthase, giving the protein MNRAAIIDHIVNWLKAYTEKSGTKGYVVGVSGGIDSALTSSLAAATGFPVTLVEMPIYQSPDQVSRARKHIEELQKRHSNVSRVEVDLTPVFDQFIGSLPNVPGSEAREMSLVNSRARLRMTTLYYFAALESKIVVGTGNKVEDFGVGFYTKYGDGGVDLSPIADLYKTQVFELAEEMGVIQEILDAPPTDGLWGDDRTDEDQIGASYPELEWAMEQQKEGKKPDHFHGREKEVIEIYQRYHRNNRHKMEPIPVCEIPEDLLSD; this is encoded by the coding sequence ATGAATCGCGCCGCCATCATTGACCATATTGTAAACTGGTTAAAAGCATACACCGAAAAATCGGGCACCAAAGGCTATGTAGTTGGAGTATCGGGAGGAATCGACTCTGCTCTAACCTCCAGTCTGGCTGCCGCAACCGGCTTTCCGGTTACTTTGGTTGAGATGCCTATTTATCAAAGTCCAGATCAGGTAAGTCGTGCTCGCAAGCATATTGAAGAATTGCAAAAGCGCCACTCTAATGTAAGTCGGGTTGAAGTAGACCTCACCCCGGTATTTGATCAGTTTATTGGCTCCCTTCCCAATGTTCCCGGCAGCGAAGCCCGTGAAATGAGTTTGGTGAATTCACGCGCGCGTTTGCGCATGACCACCCTTTACTATTTTGCTGCCTTGGAAAGCAAAATAGTGGTAGGTACCGGCAACAAAGTAGAAGACTTCGGCGTAGGCTTCTATACCAAATATGGTGACGGCGGAGTGGACTTAAGCCCCATTGCTGACCTCTATAAAACTCAGGTTTTCGAATTAGCCGAAGAAATGGGAGTGATTCAGGAAATCTTAGACGCACCTCCTACCGATGGACTGTGGGGCGATGATCGCACCGACGAAGATCAAATCGGCGCCAGCTATCCCGAGCTCGAATGGGCTATGGAACAGCAAAAAGAAGGCAAGAAGCCCGATCACTTCCATGGACGCGAAAAAGAGGTAATAGAAATTTACCAGCGCTACCACCGCAACAATCGCCATAAAATGGAGCCTATTCCGGTTTGCGAAATTCCGGAAGACCTTCTTAGTGACTAA
- a CDS encoding outer membrane beta-barrel protein → MRIYLYAALLLLSSGSLLAQERNFQLGIIGSSQLSYLNSNQGNANTGSALLFGFGGLAEYSFADRYAFTSGFEYLNRGGSLEINDTTTDYRAGFIQIPLQIKMRTRQFGYSTYFAEMGFAIGFETGEEVSWDPATTRDFGSLISLFDATFRIGMGMEYDLGGQTKLLGRLQYHRALTDNLLSDEDPRLSDQFNYRFDYVSLSVGILF, encoded by the coding sequence ATGCGAATCTATCTCTATGCCGCTTTATTGCTTCTTAGCAGCGGTAGTTTATTAGCTCAGGAACGCAATTTTCAACTGGGAATTATTGGCAGCAGCCAACTTAGTTACCTCAACAGCAATCAGGGAAATGCCAATACCGGCTCCGCCCTGCTCTTTGGCTTTGGCGGTTTAGCCGAATATTCCTTTGCCGATCGCTATGCTTTCACCTCCGGCTTCGAATATTTAAACCGTGGTGGTTCTTTGGAAATCAATGACACGACCACTGATTACCGAGCTGGCTTCATCCAGATTCCCTTGCAAATTAAAATGCGTACTCGTCAATTTGGCTACAGCACCTATTTCGCTGAAATGGGCTTTGCCATTGGTTTCGAAACCGGTGAAGAAGTAAGCTGGGACCCAGCCACCACTAGAGATTTCGGTAGTCTGATTAGCTTATTCGACGCGACCTTCCGCATTGGAATGGGAATGGAATACGACCTTGGAGGTCAAACTAAACTCTTAGGACGCCTGCAATACCATCGCGCCCTAACCGACAACCTTCTGAGTGATGAAGATCCTCGTTTGAGCGATCAGTTTAATTATCGCTTCGATTACGTTTCATTAAGTGTAGGTATCCTGTTTTAA
- the gldB gene encoding gliding motility lipoprotein GldB has translation MKRLLLFVFCTILFTVSCDEDPQIDLDQISISTEVQRFDRAFYTLDTAHFEEGLNAITEKYAPFFSNEAEMIFWQNQRKDELQNKLFALTEKEFGDLKDWEQELNRLMKRYYYYFGTQDSLEVFTYISRLDFNYPIVVSKPYIFIALDLYIGEAAKEYYEILPQYLQYHRQSQFMLRDVAYALAEKRVPKPAEPVSLLDAMLYQGKLLKLTELLLGKVDEATLLVYPPEKHKFCVEHEKEMWIYFIEQQMLFKSDEELKRRFMSVAPFSKFRTNIDAETPGRVGWWFGYRVLETYLDEYPEQELAEWLNEMDSRKILKLSSYKP, from the coding sequence ATGAAGCGCCTTTTGTTATTTGTTTTCTGCACAATCCTGTTCACGGTTTCTTGTGATGAGGATCCACAGATTGATTTGGATCAGATTTCTATTAGCACAGAAGTACAACGTTTTGATCGCGCCTTTTATACTTTGGATACGGCTCATTTTGAGGAGGGTCTAAATGCGATTACGGAAAAGTATGCGCCCTTCTTTAGTAATGAGGCAGAAATGATCTTTTGGCAGAATCAACGTAAGGATGAATTGCAGAACAAGCTATTTGCGCTCACCGAGAAGGAATTTGGCGACCTGAAGGATTGGGAGCAGGAGCTTAATCGTTTGATGAAGCGTTACTATTATTATTTCGGAACGCAGGATAGCCTTGAGGTCTTTACCTATATCTCTCGCCTGGATTTTAATTATCCGATCGTGGTTTCCAAGCCTTATATATTTATTGCCCTTGATCTCTATATTGGCGAAGCGGCCAAAGAGTATTATGAAATCTTACCTCAGTACTTGCAATACCATCGGCAGTCGCAGTTTATGTTGCGGGATGTGGCCTATGCCCTGGCGGAGAAACGCGTACCTAAGCCCGCGGAACCGGTAAGTCTTTTGGATGCGATGCTCTATCAGGGAAAGCTCTTGAAGCTTACCGAATTGTTGCTAGGTAAGGTAGATGAAGCAACCCTATTGGTGTATCCACCTGAGAAGCACAAGTTTTGTGTAGAGCATGAAAAGGAGATGTGGATTTATTTCATTGAGCAACAAATGCTCTTTAAAAGTGATGAAGAGCTCAAACGTCGTTTTATGTCGGTTGCCCCATTTTCGAAATTCCGGACTAATATCGATGCAGAAACTCCTGGTCGTGTAGGTTGGTGGTTTGGTTATCGCGTTTTGGAAACTTATCTCGATGAATATCCAGAGCAAGAGCTTGCCGAATGGCTTAATGAGATGGACAGTCGCAAGATTCTAAAGCTCTCCTCTTATAAGCCTTAG
- the gldC gene encoding gliding motility protein GldC: MAVAHRSDINLNIGLDENRVPEEMTWSAADSGVENSKTKAAMISIWDEKAQETLRIDLWTKDMPLDQMKKYIHQNIMALADTLERAGGEADYAKDLREYALDLGEKMNVLKRG, encoded by the coding sequence ATGGCAGTAGCGCATCGCTCCGATATAAACTTGAACATTGGTCTGGACGAAAATCGGGTTCCCGAGGAAATGACCTGGTCTGCCGCCGACAGTGGCGTAGAAAACTCGAAAACCAAGGCAGCGATGATCTCCATTTGGGATGAAAAAGCGCAAGAGACTTTACGCATTGACCTTTGGACCAAGGATATGCCCTTGGATCAAATGAAGAAATACATTCACCAAAACATTATGGCCTTAGCCGATACCCTGGAGCGTGCCGGGGGTGAGGCTGATTATGCCAAGGACTTACGAGAGTATGCCCTGGATTTAGGTGAGAAAATGAATGTTCTGAAGCGCGGTTAA
- the yihA gene encoding ribosome biogenesis GTP-binding protein YihA/YsxC: protein MEIKQVEFVISNTNIAKCPQDKKPEYAFIGRSNVGKSSLINCLANNKKLAHTSSKPGKTQLINHFIVDETWYLVDLPGYGYAKVSKNSRQKFQKMIEDYILERPNLINLFVLIDSRIPPQQIDLEFMEWLGENQVPFSMVYTKIDKLKSNQLNKNLHTYHKKMLESWAEIPVYFATSAETGAGKTEILSYIAEINRKLEVN, encoded by the coding sequence ATGGAAATTAAGCAGGTCGAATTCGTAATCAGCAATACCAATATTGCCAAGTGCCCTCAAGACAAAAAGCCCGAATACGCCTTTATTGGTCGTTCTAATGTGGGTAAGAGCAGTTTGATCAATTGCCTGGCGAATAATAAAAAGCTGGCCCACACTTCTTCAAAACCAGGAAAAACTCAATTAATCAATCACTTTATTGTGGATGAGACCTGGTACTTAGTAGATCTACCCGGATATGGCTACGCCAAGGTGAGCAAGAACTCCCGTCAAAAATTCCAGAAAATGATTGAGGACTACATTCTGGAACGTCCTAATCTGATAAACCTATTCGTTCTAATCGACTCGAGGATTCCTCCTCAGCAAATCGATTTGGAATTCATGGAATGGCTAGGCGAAAACCAAGTGCCTTTTTCTATGGTTTACACCAAGATTGATAAGCTTAAGTCCAATCAGCTCAATAAGAACCTTCATACCTATCACAAAAAGATGCTGGAAAGCTGGGCTGAGATACCCGTTTATTTTGCCACTTCAGCAGAAACCGGAGCTGGCAAAACAGAAATCCTCAGCTATATCGCTGAGATCAATCGAAAATTAGAAGTGAATTAA